In Dysidea avara chromosome 6, odDysAvar1.4, whole genome shotgun sequence, the genomic stretch GACCCAGctgcttatcgattggagattataagaGGCGCGCTCGGGGGTAGCCAGCGTCCACGCAAAAATTTAACATGGTGTACGAGAGTctcaatatttaagtatttcaaaaatatttctgtatttaaaatatatttgtaaatacaCCTAAGAGTAGCTGAGGGGATCAGAGGAACATCAGATGAGACACAGGTGTACTTTGCACTGTCGATTTGAATCGTTGTACAGAGCGGCGGCCGTAATCAAACTCATGAACAGACGGAAACGAGAATAAACTATTTTGTACGTGGTTCTAGATttgggatttctaaatatttaatggatttctaattgtatttctcagatagtgtacaagagtcctaagacgttggctacccctcaggcgggctacaagggtctggaatagttcgtgatttaaaaaaatactgcTCTCACCAGTAGTTGGTGAGTGTTAATTGGCTCACATGATCTTTTAATTGCCAAAATAGTGTAATTACTGAAGAACAAGCTGAAGAAGACCTCTGGGGAAGACGACTATCGACCCGTGTGGATTTTGCCTTCTACCTACCATTGAATCTTCAACAAGTGTAGGTTATAGAGACCTAGCACGAGGATCttcatggattttaaaaactttgCTTCGctcggtttttaaaatccacgaaGATCTGAGGGCATGGTctctaaccgacttagaaaatgtatcaGCATTTTATAGACCTTGTGCGTGCCAAGGCATGGTCTGGCAAAAACCAGAAAAAAGTTGCTATGGCTTCAAGTTTCACGATAGTTTACGAGAaaagtgagggcaaaagtattgagcattctattgcaaaaaccttccctaGGCGGAATAACTCGCCATGCAGCAaatatgttatatacttttatCCAGTAACTTTCTTTATACCAGCAATACTCTATCTTTTAGCACGATTCCTTCGTAttagcattaaaaaaatttcGTACGGATAGAATTCATACGTTTTTGCCCTCATGAAATGGCGGATGCGTTatattgatgatgtaataaagtgccatGCCTTGACGTGCACATGGTctatatgggcatataggtggagtcattgtgggattgggttatatgtcATACTGAAATCAtcacacaatgttaaaataatcacAAAAGACTGAACATGCTTTTGTCGAAGTGTTGAAAAAATCGAAGCACACACTGCTTCCTTTTCACAAGTTAGGCTTCGATCGGGAAATGGCAGTGATCAATAACAATGTTGAGCCAGATTATCAGTAGCTAGTGCAAGCCGGTGCCCGTGGCATTGCAGCAATATAAAGAACACGTGTGTCGAAGAAGCAGCCTGTGTGGATTTATACAATGGGAATGAGTTGTCACAAATTGTGCCTTCAGTGGCACCACAGTAGCACGAAGAACAGGCACAGTTTCGAATATGGACATGCCCACATTACATGTAGCACAAAATAATATTTCTACAAGGAAGAGCTTACCCATTTAGGTAttagtaaagtccatccatagtaATAGAAGATGAAAACAGTCTTAAAACACTCAAGAAGCAGATGGgaactaaacagaattttccgtgatatttctggacttctccgTTCATCGTAATAAACGTGCGTACAACGTTAGAAtgtacctcccataatcaaattcttTTAGGTATGCCTATGAAATGAATGGAGTGGTTAACCATATGTTGGCCTGGGTGATTGGTGCCtactgcaggctatcagcctgaatatgcttggagggagcattgcaaatcaatgatcaaaagtgagatttgtgatgcttgagatcttttctgctagcaggtttctaaccatttaagaacctgctagcaggtttcttagtagattttaaatacctcattatcctccaaagatcaaagcatattatgcataccattttctaagtatGGTTGAATATAGACAAACAAGCTCGGTTTACAGGCCAAAATAGCTAAAAGATTTTGAATGGATTTGCTAACCAGAACAAACTAAAGATTCGAGGGAAGATCCGTTGCATTTTGTCCCTTTGTATCTTAGGTGTTACTTAGTCAACCAATCGTCACCAATAACGTGCTGAAAAATTTTTACATTCATGAACTATTCTAGACCCTTGTAGAATGCtgcttataatctccaatcgataagcagCTATGCGGAAAGGGTCAAGATTAATACCCCTCCGACTTTTTCTGCTCAACTATAAACTCATCTTCTAGCCTGGTACAGAATAGTGGTGTGCGATACGAATCGATATATCGCAGTATCGCGATATTCTCACTGTATCGCGATACAGATACATAACAGCCATATCGAATTAATACATGCGTGACTCAAGTTATTAAAAATGGCGGACCATTTGGGCCACACTGAGTCGCAGTCTGACGAGTTTATCAAGCGATATAAGTGTAACCCGTcttcaagaagcaaaatctggaAGTACTTTGGTTTCCTTACCTATGATAACGGCCAGGTGATTGTTACACCAAACGAAGCCATTTGTGAACTGTGTGACGAGCACGTGAAGCGCTCGAATAATACTACCAACTTACTtacacatctgaaatggcatcatTTCATTCAACATGAAGAAATTATTTCTGAGATAAGAAAGGAAGACAGCGAATCAGTGGGAAACTCGAGCACAACTTCGACCGGGAAGCAGCAAAGCCTAACGGAAATGATATTAAGAAAGGAAGCGTACAAGAGGGACAGTGCAAGGTATGCGGCATGTCAGAGTGCACTTGTTTTCTTTATTTGTGATGATTTACAGCCCATTAGTGTAGTAGATAGCCCTGCTTTTCATCAACTTTTACACACACTTGATCCCAGATTTCTACCTTACAGTCGGTCTCAATTTTCTAGAGTAATTATACCACAAAAGTATGAAGAAGTGAGGCACACTATTAAACAGGTACTTGATGGGGTGGAATACCTTTCACTGACAACAGACCTATGGACTGGTTGTCACAACCGTGGGTACATGTTGCTTTCTGTTCACTTTGTAAGCAGTGACTGGGACATGGGTCATTATTGTTTGCAAACACGCGAAGTTGTTTCTTCTCATACTGCACTAAACCTTACTGACAAACTACGCAACTCCATGGAGGAATGGGAGATCACTGACAAGGTTGTGATGGTGACAACAGATAATGGCCAAAATATTAGGAACGCTATCACTGAAGAACTGGAATTATCCCATTTAGGTTGCATTGGTCATACATTGCAACTTAGTATTGGTAAGGCGTTACAAATTTCTACTGTGTCCCGTATCTTGGGAAGAGTGAGAAAACTTGTGGAGCATTTTCATAAGTCTACATTGGCTACCAACTGTTTGCGGGAGAAGCAAGTTCGTTTGGACTTACCTCAGCATGTGCTAGTAATGGAGTGTAAAACCCGTTGGAGTTCGACTTACCACATGCTTGAACGTGTTCAGGAACAGCAGGCTGCTATCTGTGCTGTACTTGCTGAAAACAAGGACAGAAGTATTCGCTCGTTACTGCCGGAAAATGAGAAGTGGGGTATAATTGAGGAATTGTTTGGTATTTTGAAGCCGTTTTGTGATGGTACAATAATTATGAGTGGTTCAAGGTACCCAACGTTTTCACTGATGGCGCCGTTATTACACAAAATACTTGAGGTTACTCTTAAAGATGCAGACGATGATAGCTATTTGTTGAAACGCATTAAGAAATCTATATCAAATGATTTACAAAGTAGATATGATTCAGATGATATTACAAAGCACCTGAGAATAGCTGCATTTCTTGATCCAAGATTCAAGGATCTCGGTCCAATTGTTCCAGCTTTAGAACATGGACATGTCTATGAAAATACAAAGGCAGAGCTACTGTCACTTGCTGAAGGTGTGTCAGATGATGAACCAGCGGAACCAAATCCAGGACCACCTAGGAGGAAGAAAAGTAAACTTTCAGATTTTTTTCAGATGTCTAAGGTAAATTAAAAAGAAGATATAATAAATTGGAAAAAGTCACTGCAGAAGTTAGCAGATACAAAAGTGAAGCAACTATTCACATTGACAAAAAGCCACTCTTATGGTGGAAAGCACGAGAAATCCAGTATCCCTTACTGTCTGTCTTAGCTAAAAGATACTTTTGTATTCCAGCAACAGGTGTCCGTTCTGAAGAAATCTTTTCTGTTGCAGGGAACATCTTGAATGAAAAACGAAACAGATTACTTCCTGAAAACCTAGATAAGCTTGtgtttttacatgaaaatttatgCTAACTTTGAGCTGTTAAGCTAAACATTATCATTAGTTTTAAAGGTGTAAATCAATTATATGTGCATTTATTGTGTTACAATAATGTGTATCTTCATTTTTTAATGACTTCATCTGGTTTTTGTACTTCTAAACTCACTCGATCAGTTAATTTCCTATGAAAAGTAGAAAACTCATACATTAGTTAATAATTAACAACACATAAAAAACAGTATTTACTGAATATACACTTGAACCAACACTACATGACTTTATGTAGAAACTATCAGTATTGTGTtgtatcggtatcgtatcgcGACTACAAAGCACTTAGATACAGATACAGAAATTTAGGCGTATCACACACCACTATATAGTACAGAATGCCAATAACAGTACGAGAATCCACGCATGGTACTGTTGTGTTTTTGTTGTAGTGCCTCTACTTCTTGGAATTCAATTAATTTCAACAGCATCATTTCCTATAGCTAGTAACTTGTCCTATATTTGTTGATTATGATAAATCTAGCTATGTACTTAAGTAATTACTACTGTTAAATTTGTAGTTATGTGTCCTGCTTGTATTTATATGTAGTGTAACTAGTTATTATTGCTTTAGAACTAATGTATTTTTTGCTCTGTgctttgtatttgtttgtacttTGCTCTTTGTGTTGTTGCGCATGTAGTTGtctggtaaggaagaacagCTTATGCCAATTACAGGTATCTAGaggataaacaataaatcaaatcaattcaTCAACCAAAACTGTTTTATGTATAtaatagtgatgcaccaataccactttttcactaccggTACAATACCGATACTTTGccccacaggcatttctcacaagaaacagctagtaATTTGAATAATAGTTAATAAACCAGCTTACTAAATACATTTGCTAATCTCATCAACTAGTTTCAgttgtggctatcaattactgatggAGATAACAATAGTTTATGATTTCAATAAATCTTATTTCATGGCTTACTGCtatttccactgtactaataatgctagtaactggcttctttcaaagaattcatggcttatatctCCTTTTGCTCAACTCCGTTCGATGCGCTATGTACGCCCGCACCATCTTGaaagtaattaaatgacatCATATAAAATATTGGTTAATTGGTATCaggcatttatagctttaccaaTACCAGTCCAATACTGCCGAAATAAGGCCTGTACAGTTAATATcagtatcggtgcatcacttgTAAATAATTATAGGGAGTGTCACACTTGTAACCTGAGGTCCAACACCAACTAAAATCCAACACAAGTCACTTGGAATCCCAAAATGGAATCTGAAATCTTGAGCAAGtaggggcagatccagaagGGTTCTATGGAACCCCCCCTTTTGGGAGAGCCttaatagcatcaataatttgagatactctaatagagcagtagagattgagatactctaatagagcagtagagattgagatactctaatagagcagtagagattgagatactctaatagagcagtcacaatattcttcagaggagcagtgtagcaagctacataatatgtagttataaataaggagatacagttggtggagggcagctattgtcagcaggtagttaccatTTTGATTTGTTTCTTTGGTTTTCAATTAATGGCATCACCAGGCTAgattgaagttgcaattccaaaatgGAATCCCCCTTTTAGAAAATCTGGATCTGCCCCTAGcaagaatctggaatctttgtTAATGGAATCTCAACAAATGTTCTATAAGTCCGATTATTTTTTGTATATTTCTTGtaaattatactgtatattatcTCGTGTGCTATGTGCAATCAGTTTAGTGTCATGCGTGTGTCTTGACATGTTTGTATGGGCAGTAGCACAACTTTAAACTCCATTTCTGGCCTCGTCAGTGATCCAATTAACCTAGAAGTCAGCCAAATGCATAAAAAGTTAAAATATGTGTAGGTAGCTATGTAAATTTCAAAACTTGGAATCTAAACTCTTGGCTTGGAATCCGGTATCTTTGCAAGAAAAATTGCAGAATTTTACACGTGATTTTTGAGTGGTGTTGGACCCCTCCtacaaaataaataattgtagGAGAAGTCATAATATAACAACATGTCCCCTTTTTAGTGCATACCCCATCTAAAACGTGTGCTTCTGTTTCACACATCATTGATCAAGTTATCAACAGAAattcataataaaattaatagtttagTAAACAATGCATATTCTCAAGCCACGAATGGTAATCTATATAATCATTCTAACATATCAGGAAGTTTGGCTCAAAAATGGAAATTTGAGGCCAGCTGCAGGTGATTAGTCCAATTAAGTTCAAAGCAATTTAGCAGCCACAATTATTTTAACTTGCAATATTTCAATGATTTAcctacaggcgtttaacaactgaaaaacaacagtgcaggcctcgtagactactaAGAATAGCCTATTCCTTTGAATTGAAAGGGGAAGTGCTCCATACATACGTAAATGAAATATGAAGATCAGCTTTGTGGTTTTGTCAGCaagaaaaacatgatagtcaaactataaaacagtttagaagatacgtCTGTccgtaatatgttgttaaaagctaTTTGTTCAACAAGAGCttctttagcagtgcatagcaaagTAATtggaagaattacaaaaattcatGAATAAGAAATCCAAAATTATAATAACTTAATTAATCGATGTATTGTTGCAAAACTGAAAATCTATTAGCTAAACTAAAAACTTAGTAATACGTAGTTGcctaattccagatgagttaacTAGCTGCATGAcgtctggtttttagaagtagtatcTATAATTTAGCTCTACCTAAAAAATTGTATATGAACAACAGTAATGTGATAGATGGCAGCCTTACAAGGTCAAAGGAAAatgttctgtgaatgctatccctctagggacctgtgaggagGCTTAAAGCCCCTGTgagaatacagggagtcagaaacgtGTAGCTGTAGTTGGTGTATATAGAATCAACATAAGTGGTAGATGGCTTCTGTATTGGCAAACTGTCTGACCATATTGGCTTGCTATATATATCAAGAAACACGGTGGTGTGTCATGCGACCAAGAAAGCCAgcgaccacaccatgagtatatttcaggaagaaagaaaacagctttttcatgtgtgcatacctcaatggccccttctccaaagcacaccatttttgcattatagctgtcacccaagtagggtacgccacacagaaaatttgattaaattcgcaacagcctttgcgagatatgggtgttcaaaatttcctttttttttcttcttatgccgtacgggggctacgggggcttcaatttcttttcgcacacttatcaaaaattgctataaaatgcaaacgtgtaactcgagtGCCacaatctttggcacaaataaaGAGAGTataatggtggattcacgtactaagtttgttgtgaatctgagtaatattcaaggagttatgagcgtttattcatgtaaaaaaagaCCAAAcgtctgtcacggctacagggtaaaccaagtatagaaataacttgaaaattagtGTATAGATAGGCTggtcatcgtagcagtgccttttgatagtttgaatagcaatagagttacagtgacaaagttataaagcaaaaactaagcatgtgtaaaatcacgggattgaaatactctaatagaacagtcaccacggggtaaaaaagtgtgcaaaaaatgtcgagaaaaaaacttaccagagttcgaaccagggacctccatacctaatacCTGCATCCTTCACCActtaaccactgctaccttggctgatcacctcgcttaatttctgctttataaatgaaatttctaattGAAATGTGCTCATTATCAAACgcttgtaatttcatagatctaccaatagaagtactagattgttctagaacattctatgtatgttctattagaagtcctcaaaaaaatgtgcactctattagagtattacaataatattgtcaaatattgaattaaatcatgtaataaaatacatttataagtctgtcttcgataatcatcattgtatctacctagaaaagaagaaatgtgagtgaaaacaaacctcaaagtcagccacaggctggttttgggactttataaagtaaaaaaaggccacacaaaaacagccaagctgtgaaaaaatggtgcggccttaaaaagcctgggtgaaaaaagttgtgaaatcaaaggtggcggccaagaaatggctgcaatgatgttaatgctaaaaaaatttaataatggctgtgtgcattggatTTTACTTAggaataccgcagtacataaacaatgcatgcttcatgtaCTTACCTGTGTCGTCCACttgtctttgctgacagcacaaggtgttgattcatgcaCGATGGCTTCCCCACATTTGTATTAGGAATTACCTGAGTGTTCCGTTGTGACTAGATTGATTTCAGAGATCcttcttgtagtgttctttttATAGagttgtgtaatgggctgaacatagttgaaaacaaagCGTACTAGCTGCTTTGCATAATTATTTCtgtaattggtagctgggatACATGTTTAGACAATAATATGTGACTAGACTTTaaaaaaccaatccaaatcacacatcaggcaaaatcaaactaacaccaccagtggatagctacactattgtactactagtttttatcctcagtactactcaaactactcaaggctggttttaacaaaCATCTTTTCTGGGCGAtgtggagagctcgaatggcagtttctggccttgtgaagggcctggcttTGAAAGACtaaatcagtggtttactggtggatggcttgataatgttggccagacgtttttttgctgattttactgcacatcagccactaagaagccagcacagccctgcaATCTCAAGTCCGTGTTCTGTCTCTTTTTTGTattctatctcttgcccaccatCCTCCTCCTCTTTATGAGCATTTGTGATACTACTTCCATTGTCCAACTGTTcagtagagctgagcgatactgccattttagtatcacgatcgatactaaagccactattcacaatactgtatagttcacgatacttacaaatatgtcaatcatagctggtgctacatagtttattcctcagtattcctgcaggaagtctttataAAAATAAAAGTAGCATTAGCCACTGAAATCCTTGTTtatagtaacagttattgtaacacatgctttgaagttatgttatggtgttcacacctctctgcaggggtaaccaggttatgacttaaaaggattcttgagcctagtacagcataacaaatggatttttaatgacaataatgtacaggcatggtatcacgatagttaataacagaATATCacaatatcgatactttcaaaatatcgcgatatatcgctaaaacggtagtatcgctcagccctactgttcagattttctatcttatttggtaggaaactctacaagcagctacaagtattgGAAGTGGtttgaaaggtaatagattgatgcatcttttgtgtaaatttcatacgcgtgcttgttatccttggcaagttatgctgacttggattctttaaaaccatttatctcaaaacttctaatgtgtgatttggattgttCTAGTCACATTTAGACAAAGAAATAATATAGGGATTAAGTATATTTTTAGGTGTAGGTGACCACcgttgtttcagtactttttatttctttgccTAATCAAACTTAAGATTTACCAAGTTTGCCAAGTTTACTCCAGGAATTATGAGAGTTCAGACAAAATTTCAGTTGTTTATACAAATAGTTAAGTTTTCTGTGAATCAAGAGAGATACCATCTACATCGGTCATGGCCAAGGAGTGTCATAGTTCATACTTCTTTTTATTTAGCCATTGAGGATAATTGTAGCATTTTAGATTTGAGAGAAAGAAGGGTTTGGGCACAGTGACAGGCTCATGTCAGCCAGGATATTAATCATCAGTCAAGAACTTTGTCTATAGTAATTATCTCATTCATGCACTTTTTGAACATTTTCATGGGCACTTGACATGCCAAAGAAAAGTTATAAGTAACATTGTAGGGCAGTGAGGATTTTCTAGTGCCTCTGGGCACAGTGCATTCCATTAGTCAtgtgcaatataattatactgattatCATGATAAAAGCTTATAATCATTGGAATCATCAAttaaaattttcttgtaattgttataacataccCGTAAAACTTGTATTCTGATCAGTAAACATGGAAACATGGAGAGTTTACAAATCAGAGTACAAACCGAATGGGTGTGTTACTACTGTTTTGTGCTATGGGGCATACATAGATCAAAGACACCCGTTTGTAACACAGCAGAAGGAGAAAGAATGCTAAGGTTATTAATAGTGAGAACTATGTCTAAGGAATGTTGTTGCATGAACCAGTGTGTGGTGCATCCATCCCATTTGGCCATTGTACTGCTTCCTATCCAGATCATAAGTGTTATATATTCATTGCTAAGTAATATAGTGATGTATTCAATTAGTTTAATGTAATGGCGGATTCATAGTTTGTTTGTGGTGGTGGTACAATGTATGATTTCTTTGATATCTTTGAAGTAATTAGTGGTCAGACTGTATGACCTAATGGTGGTGCTTAAACAACCACTTGTATATACTGGAATcagtgttgaaaccgggtcaggtcatccagatcaaccaggtcacattttgcccgggtcatccaggtcaaaCCCACTTTAGAAactatccgggtctgacccgaatTGGATCACGTGCGAAGCACATTGTTTAGTCGGACAGTACGGAAGTGTATTAATGCATAATGATGCAACTCAGCTactttcatgagccacacctACTTATCAGACAACTGCCTGCAACCATACGTGCATCCACGCCCATTTATTGGTGATATTAAAGTCTACAGGTATACACAAAACCATGTTCATAGCTGCCTgctggagccatgcccactaatcaatTGTTATTGTAGAAGATAGGTCAAGGCCagtttcttttgtgagccacgcccactttataTTAGGAATGTGTCATACTTTAAGAACTTTTGGTGTGTTAGGTATTTCCAAAGCCACACCTACTTGCAGGAAACGTATCTTGCTTTTTGCAAACTTACATGGAATTATGCCCACTGACTACCACTGTTAAGTATAGACACCCTCATGCTTAATACACTAGTCAGCACTCAAAATGTAGCAGTTGGCGCAATCCTCACTTTAAACTAATCCGGGTCAAATAcgagtctgacccggattgctatcttGGTCTGATCCGGATTGCTATCCAGGTCagcgggtcatccaggtcaacagtagtgacccggttttgGGATaaatagcagtgaaatttaggataaataccacgagtgttgtattggaaatttaccatttccaatacaacaggAGTGgtcaaatttcactgctacccatgctattcccagttaataccatactttaGCATTGCTAACccttgctatgtacgcaatttgtcactatgtactaaacacactaAACACctgtcgacactaattggcgctacattgttaacataaattctagccaatggaattacaattacaactttttcactgctgtcagtgaaatatgggataaatttcactgctactattgagacttttgtatgggcagtgaaacaggtatggtattaagaCCTAAATAAGTTGGTATTTTTTATGCGTATTTTTAGCTGGCACCAGTGTATCAAACCATAGATACACAGACAAGTACCCAGGATTCATTGGATTCA encodes the following:
- the LOC136258447 gene encoding E3 SUMO-protein ligase ZBED1-like — encoded protein: MADHLGHTESQSDEFIKRYKCNPSSRSKIWKYFGFLTYDNGQVIVTPNEAICELCDEHVKRSNNTTNLLTHLKWHHFIQHEEIISEIRKEDSESVGNSSTTSTGKQQSLTEMILRKEAYKRDSARYAACQSALVFFICDDLQPISVVDSPAFHQLLHTLDPRFLPYSRSQFSRVIIPQKYEEVRHTIKQVLDGVEYLSLTTDLWTGCHNRGYMLLSVHFVSSDWDMGHYCLQTREVVSSHTALNLTDKLRNSMEEWEITDKVVMVTTDNGQNIRNAITEELELSHLGCIGHTLQLSIGKALQISTVSRILGRVRKLVEHFHKSTLATNCLREKQVRLDLPQHVLVMECKTRWSSTYHMLERVQEQQAAICAVLAENKDRSIRSLLPENEKWGIIEELFGILKPFCDGTIIMSGSRYPTFSLMAPLLHKILEVTLKDADDDSYLLKRIKKSISNDLQSRYDSDDITKHLRIAAFLDPRFKDLGPIVPALEHGHVYENTKAELLSLAEGVSDDEPAEPNPGPPRRKKKVSRYKSEATIHIDKKPLLWWKAREIQYPLLSVLAKRYFCIPATGVRSEEIFSVAGNILNEKRNRLLPENLDKLVFLHENLC